The sequence below is a genomic window from Micromonospora aurantiaca ATCC 27029.
GACCAGGGCCGGCGCGGGGTGACCCGCAGCAGCGGCGGGGCGAGGTGCCGGGCGGTGACCTCGGCCCACACCTGCGCGGCGGCGGTCCCGCCGTCGGCGACCGGCACCGAGGCGCAGCCACCGAGCCAGCGGGCGCCGCGCAGGTGCAGGTAGCGGCAGATCCCGGCCCACATGAGGTTGATCACGGCGCCGGTGCGGTGGTCCGGGTGGACGCAGGAGCGGCCCGCCTCGACCAGGTCGTCGCGGAGCGGGGCGAGCGGGCCCAGGTCGAACTCGGCGTCGGCGTACCGGCGGTCGGTGCGGCCGGGCGGCAGCAGCCGGTACGTGCCGACGACCTCCCCGGTCCCCTCGTGCAGCACCACCAGGTGGTCGCAGTACGCGTCGAACCCGTCGGTGTCGAGCCCGGTGGCGGCGGTCGGCAGGGTGGCGCCGAGTTCGCCGGCGAACACCTCGTGGCGCAGGCGTTGCGCGGCCGCGACCAGTGTCGGGTCGTCGGCGATCAGCAGGGTGTAACCGCTGGTCGTGAGCGGTGCGCCAGCGGCGTGCAGAACGGCCATGACTCCTGTGTAGGTGCCCCGGGTTGCCACCGGGCGGGATGAGGGGTGTCGATCCGGTGAACGCCGGTCGGCGGCGGCGTGCGAACCGGGACGGCCGGGACGGGACCGGCGTGTGCGAGGCTGCCGGGCGGACCGCCCGCGACGGCGCAGGCGGAGGGGAACCGGAGGTGCACATGCTGGTCGAGGCCCGCTTCCAGGGGCCGGACGGCTCCGGCAACGGCGGCTGGAGCGCCGGGATCTTCGCCGCGCTGATCGACGACCGGGGCCCGGTGGAGGTCACGTTGCGCCGGCCGCCGCCGCTGGACACGCCGCTGACCGCCGCCGACGGCGAGGTACGCGATCCGGACGGACACCTGATCGCCCAGGTACGCCGGGTCGAACCGGTCGACGCGGTGGTGCCGCCGGTGGACCGGGCGACGGCGGCCGACGCCGCGCGGGCGTACCCCGGTCTGGTCGACCACCCCTTCCCCCGCTGCTACGTCTGCGGCCCGGCGAACCCGGACGGGCTGCGGATCTTCCCCGGGCGGCTGCCGGACGGGCGGACCGCCGCGCCGTTCCGCGCGCCGGCCGACGTGGTGCCCGCGACTGTGTGGGCGGCGCTGGACTGCCCGGGTGGCTGGGCGGTGCTCGCGCCCGGCCGGCCGTACGTGCTGGGGCGGATCGCCGCGCAGGTCACGGCGCTGCCACGGCCCGGCGACGAGTGCGTGGTGACGGGCCTCGCGGTCGGCGGTGAGGGACGCAAGGCCGAGGTGCACACCAGCCTGTACGGTTCGGACGGCGCGCTGCTCGGCCGCGCCCGGGCCACCTGGGTGGCGCTGCCGACCCGGTGATCTCCTCCCTGAGGAGGACGGCGCGTACGCGTCCCGCCTGATTGACCCCCTTGCGCCGGGTTGGAAGGCTGTTGCCGGGTGCCCCCGCAACGGCGCCCCCACCGGCGCGCGACGAGCCCGCCGGGGCAGGAGAGGAGAATGATGTCCGACGGGCAGCCACGCCCCAGTGCCGGGACCGGCCAGATCATCGTGTCCGGCCTGACCAAGCAATACAAGACCGTCCGCGCGGTGGACAACCTGTCGTTCACGGTCGAGCCGGGCCGGGTCACCGGCTTCCTCGGCCCCAACGGCGCCGGTAAGACGACCACGCTGCGCATGCTGCTCAACCTGGTGACGCCGAGCGCCGGCACGGCCACCATCGGCGGCAGCAGGTACGCCGACCTGCCCGATCCGCTGCGTACGGTCGGCGCGGTGCTGGAGGCGTCCAGCGCGCACAAGGGCCGCACCGGCATCAACCACCTGCGGGTGATCTGCGCTGCGGCGGGCCTGCCGAAGGAGCGCGCCGACGAGGCGCTCGCCCTGGTCGGGCTCTCGCCCGCCGCCAAGCGCAAGTTCAAGGGCTACTCGCTCGGCATGAAGCAGCGGCTCGGCATCGCCGCCGCGATGCTCGGCAACCCGCAGGTGCTGATCCTGGACGAGCCGGCCAACGGCCTGGACCCGGAGGGCATCCGCTGGATGCGCGGCTTCCTCAAGGGGCTGGCCGCCGAGGGACGGACGGTGCTGGTCTCCAGCCACCTGCTCTCCGAGATGCAGCTGCTCGCCGACGACGTGGTGATCATCGCGGCCGGCAAGCTGGTCCGGCAGGGCCCGGTCGACCAGGTGATGGCCTCGATGACGCACGACGTGCGGGTGCGGGTGCGCACCCCGCAGGCCGACGAACTGACCGCGGCCCTGCGCGAGCAGTCGGCCGTCGTCGACACCGACCCGCACGGCGCGCTGCTGGTCACCGGCGTGGACGCGCCGGCTGTGGGCCGGGTCGCGCTGGCCGCCAAGGTCGAGCTGCACGAGCTGACCACCGAGCGCCCCGACCTCGAAGGGGTCTTCCTGGAGCTGACGGCCGGAAAGGCGGAGATCCGATGACGCTTGTCCGATCCGAACTGCTCAAGATCCGTACCACCAGCACCTGGTGGATCTTCGGGCTGATCAGCCTGGCGCTGTGGGCGCTCACGCTGTTCTTCAACTGGTTGCAGACCGAGGCGCTGGCCGGCGGGGACTTCGGCGAGGTGCCGGCCGACCAGTCCGACCAGTTGCAGGCCATCTCGGCCGCCGACAACCTGGCGGCCAACCTCTACACGAACGGCCAGTTCTTCGGGCTGCTCATCGTGCTGCTGCTGGGCATCGTTGTGGTGACCAGCGAGTTCTTCCACCAGACGGTGACCACCACGTTCCTCACCGCGCCGCACCGCACCGCTGTGATGCTGGCCAAGCTGGCCGCGGCCGGCGTGCTGGCGCTGCTGTTCTGGCTCGTCACCACGGTGCTGAACCTGGTCACCGCGCCGCTGATCCTCAGCTCGGTGGACGTCGGCTCGCAACTCGGCAGCGGCGCCGTGTGGCGGGCGATCGCGCTCAACGGCCTGGCGTACCTGCTGTGGTCGGTGCTCGGCGTCGGGCTCGGCGTGCTGATCCGCAGCCAGATCGGCGCCACCGTGACCGGCATCCTGTTCTACCTGGGCGGCGCGATCGGCGCGGTCATCGTCCTCAGCCTCCTCGCGGCGCGGTACGGCGACTGGATCAACAAGCTCCAGCTGCTGGTCCCGTCGCTGGCCTCCGGGCTCATGGTCGGCGGTGACACGGACATCCCGGGCAACCCGCCGCAGTGGGCCGGCGCCCTGGTGCTGATCGGGTACGCGGTGGTGGCCGGCGCGATCGGCGTGGCCACGATCCGCAAGCGCGACATCTCCTGACCTCGCGTCGGGGACGGACCCCGGCCGGTGACGGACGTCATCGGCCGGGGTCTCGCTCGTCTAGCAGGAGTCGGCGGATCACGCAGCGTTTGCCGAACTTCTGGCATCTTCTGTGAAACGGACCACCAGCCGGAGGCGAGAATGCCTGCGCGCAGCGCACGGCGTAGCCTTGGCATCGGTTTACCCAGCGTCGGCAACCGGGGGTCACCGGGGGCCACCGTGACATTCACAACCGCGTGAAAGAGGCGATTAGCGGCCGTGTCGACCCAGCAGACTTCGCAGGAGAACCCACTGGCGGGTTTCGGCCCGAACGAGTGGATCGTCGAGGAGATGTACCAGCGTTACCTCGCCGACCCCTCGAGCGTCGATTCGGCCTGGCACGACTTCTTCGCCGACTACCGGCCGGCCCCGGGCGCCGCCACACCGCGCCCGGACGGGCAGGCCAAGCCGGCCGCGAAGCCGGAGCCGGCCGAGCAGCAGGAGGCGGTGGCGACCGTCACCGCGCAGCCCGCCAAGACCGAGCCGAAGGCCGCCCCCAAGGCCACGCCCGCTCCGGCCAAGCCCGCCGCCAAGCCGGCGGCGAAGGCGCCCGAGCCGGCCAAGAAGTCCGCCCCGGCCAAGCCGGCCGCCAAGGCGCCGACCGCGAGCGCCGCGGGCACCACGCCGCTGCGCGGCGTCGCCGCCAAGATCGTGCAGAACATGGACGCGTCGCTCGCCGTCCCGACCGCCACGAGCGTGCGCGCCGTCCCGGCCAAGCTGCTCGTCGACAACCGCATCGTGATCAACAACCACCTGACCCGCGGTCGCGGTGGCAAGGTCAGCTTCACCCACCTGATCGGGTACGCGCTCGTCCGCGCGGTCGTCGAGCACCCGGAGATGAACAACTCCTTCGCCGAGGTCGACGGCAAGCCGGCGATGGTCCGCCCGGAGCACGTCAACCTGGGCATCGCGATCGACCTGGTCAAGCCGGACGGCTCGCGCAACCTGGTGGTGCCGTCCATCAAGGGCTGCGAGCAGATGGACTTCCGGCAGTTCTGGCAGGCGTACGAGGACGTGGTCCGGCGCGCCCGCCGCAACGAGCTGACCATGGAGGACTACTCCGGCACCACGATCTCGCTCACCAACCCGGGCGGCATCGGCACGGTGCACTCGATCCCGCGCCTGATGCAGGGGCAGAGCGCCATCATCGGCGTCGGCGCGATGGAATACCCGGCCCCCTACCAGGGCATGAGCGAGGCCACCCTGGCCGAGAACGCGGTCAGCAAGGTCATCACGCTGACCAGCACGTACGACCACCGGATCATCCAGGGCGCACAGTCCGGCGAGTTCCTGAAGGTCATGCACGAGCTGCTGCTCGGCGAGCGCGGCTTCTACGACGACATCTTCACCTCGCTGCGGATCCCGTACGAGCCGGTGCGCTGGATGCGCGACGTGGCCGTCGACAGCGAAGGCCAGATCAACAAGACCGCTCGGGTGCACGAGCTGATCCACGCGTACCGGGTGCGCGGCCACCTGATGGCCGACACCGACCCGCTGGAGTTCAAGATCCGTAAGCACCCGGACCTGGACGTGCTCCAGCACGGGCTCACGCTCTGGGACCTCGACCGCGTCTTCCCGGTCAACGGCTTCGCCGGCCAGCAGCGGATGAAGCTGCGGTCGATCCTCGGCGTGCTGCGCGACTCGTACTGCCGCCGGGTCGGCATCGAGTACATGCACATCCAGGACCCGGAGGAGCGGCGCTGGATCCAGGAGCGGGTCGAGCGCAAGTACGAGAAGCCCAGCTCCGACGAGCAGAAGCACGTGCTGAACCGGCTCAACGCCGCCGAGGCGTTCGAGACGTTCCTCCAGACCAAGTACGTCGGCCAGAAGCGCTTCTCGCTGGAGGGCGGCGAGTCGCTGATCCCGCTGCTCGGCGAGGTGCTGGAGTGCTCCGCCGAGGCCGGGCTGGACGAGGTCGTCATCGGCATGGCCCACCGCGGCCGGCTCAACGTGCTGGCGAACATCGTCGGCAAGCCGTACGAGAAGATCTTCTCCGAGTTCGAGGGGCACCTCGACCCGCGGTCCACGCAGGGCTCGGGCGACGTGAAGTACCACCTCGGCCAGAACGGCAAGTTCACCACCCCGGACGGCGAGCACGCGGTCAAGGTGTCGGTGGTGGCGAACCCGTCGCACCTGGAGGCCGTGGACCCGGTGCTGGAGGGCATCGTCCGGGCCAAGCAGGACCGCATCGACCTCAAGCTGGAGGGCTACACCGTGCTGCCGCTGGCGGTGCACGGTGACGCCGCCTTCGCCGGCCAGGGCGTTGTGGCCGAGACGCTCAACCTGTCCCAGCTGCGCGGCTACCGCACCGGCGGCACCGTGCACGTGGTCGTCAACAACCAGGTCGGCTTCACCACCGCCCCGGAGTACAGCCGGTCCAGCCTCTACAGCACCGACGTGGCCCGGATGATCCAGGCGCCGATCTTCCACGTGAACGGCGACGACCCGGAGGCCGTGGTCCGGGTGGCCCGGCTCGCGTTCGAGTACCGGCAGGCGTTCAACAAGGACGTCGTGATCGACATGGTCTGCTACCGCCGGCGCGGGCACAACGAGGGCGACGACCCGTCGATGTCCAACCCGGAGATGTACAAGATCATCGACTCGAAGCGGTCCGTCCGGAAGCTCTACACCGAGGAGCTGATCGGGCGCGGCGACATCACCGTGGAGGACGCGGAGGAGCTGCTGCGCGACTACCAGGGGCAGCTTGAGCGGGTCTTCAAGGCCACCCGGGACGCCGCGACCACCCCGCGTCAGCTCAGCCGCCCGGCGCGGGAGGAGGAGCCGGAGCCGCAGGTCGACACCGCCACCGACGCCGCAGTGGTCAAGGCGATCGGCGAGGCGCACGTCAACCTGCCGGAGGGCTTCACCCCGCACAAGCGGATCCAGCAGCTGCTGGAGCGGCGCCGCAAGATGTCCGTCGAGGGCGGCATCGACTGGGGCTTCGCCGAGATCATCGCGTTCGGCACGCTGCTGCACGACGGGGTCACCGTCCGGCTCGCCGGGCAGGACTCGCGCCGCGGCACGTTCGTCCAGCGGCACGCCTCGGTGGTCGACGCCAAGACCGGCGAGGACTACCTGCCGCTGAAGTCGCTCACCGCCGACGGCGAGCGGTCGCGCTTCTTCGTCCACGACTCGCTGCTCTCCGAGTACGCGGCCATGGGCTTCGAGTACGGCTACTCGGTGGAGAACATCAACGCGCTGGTGGCCTGGGAGGCCCAGTTCGGTGACTTCGTCAACGGCGCCCAGTCGGTGATCGACGAGTTCATCTCCTCCGGCGAGGTGAAGTGGGGCCAGCGCTCCGCGGTGACCCTGCTGCTGCCGCACGGCCACGAGGGCCAGGGCCCGGACCACACCTCCGGCCGCCCGGAGCGGTTCCTCCAGCTCTGCGCCGAGGACAACATGCGGGTGGCCATCCCGACCACCCCGGCGAACTACTTCCACCTGCTGCGCCGCCAGGCCCTGTCGCCCAAGCGCAAGCCGCTGGTGGTGTTCACGCCGAAGTCGCTGCTGCGGCACAAGCTCTGCGTGTCGCCGGTGGAGGACTTCACCACCGGGACGTTCCAGCCGGTGCTGGCCGACACCGCGGCTCCGGCGCCGGAGCAGGTCAAGCGGGTGCTGCTCTGCTCGGGCAAGGTCTACTACGACCTGTTCCAGGCCCGGCAGGAGCGGGGCGTCACCGACACCGCGATCCTCCGGATGGAGCAGCTCTACCCGCTGCCCGTCGAGGAGGTCCGGGCCGCGCTGGCGCAGTACCCGAACGCCGAGGACTTCGCCTGGGTCCAGGAGGAGCCGGCCAACCAGGGCGCCTGGTCGTTCGTCGCGCTCAACCTGCTGGAGCACCTGCCCGAGGTCCGGCTGCGCCGCATCTCCCGCCCGGCCGCCGCCGCCCCGGCGGTCGGCTCGGCGAAGATGCACGAGGTCGAGCAGAACGCGCTGATCGAGGCGGCTCTCCCCCGCCCGTGACATCACCGGCAGCGGCCCGTCCCGACCCGGGGCGGGCCGCTGCCGTACGACGACGAGAGGAACACCGTGTACTTCACCGACCGTGGCATCGAGGAGCTGGTCGAGCGCCGTGGCGACGAGCAGGTCAGCATGGAGTGGCTGGGCGAGCGGCTGCGTGACTTCATCGATCTGAACCCGGAGTTCGAGACCCCGATCGAGCGGTTCGCCACCTGGCTGGCCCGCCTCGACGACCCGGACGACGACTGACCCGGGCGACGGACCGACGCGCCGCGCGGCCGGGTCTCAGCCGGTCGCGCCCCGCCCGGCGACCCGGAGGTCTCCGGTACGCCGCAGCTTCTGCCAGCCGAGCCGGCCGCCCGTCAGCGCGGTGCCGACGGCCTGGAGCAGCACCAGGTACATCACCTGCCGGTAGACGAACTGCTGCAACGGCAGCACCCAGAGCACGCCGAGCTTCTCCCGGTCCAGCCGGAAGGCGAGCACCGCGGTGAGGAACTGGAGCGCGAGCATCGCCAGCCAGGCCACCACCGTGTCGCTGCGATCCAGGAAGATCAGCCCGTAGATCGCGAGCAGGTCGATCACCGGGGCGGCCAGCGGCAGCAGCACACCGAACAGCGTCAGGAACGACAGGCACCGGCGGCCGAACCGGCCCGACCGGCCACTGTCGATCACCGAGCGCCGGTGCTTCCACATCGCCTGGAGGGTGCCGTAGCTCCACCGGTACCGCTGCTTCCACAGCTGGCCGACGGTGGTCGGGGCCTCGGTCCAGGCGCGGGCGCTCTCCTCGTACACGATGTGCCAGCCGGCCCGGCCGAGGGCGATGGTGACGTCGGTGTCCTCGGCCAGCGTGTCGTCGGTCATGCCGCCCACCTGCTCCAGCGCCTGGCGCCGGAACGCGCCGATCGCACCCGGGACGGTGGGCATGCAGCGCAGCGTCTCGTAGAGGCGGCGGTCGAGGTTGAAGCCGATGACGTACTCGATGTGCTGCCACTTGGCGATCAGGCCGCGGCGGTTGCCGACCTTGACGTTGCCGGCGACCACGCCGACCCCGGGGTCGGCGAACGGCTGGACCAGCCGGCGCACCGAGTCCGGCTCGAAGATCGTGTCGCCGTCGACCATGACGATCAGGTCGTGCCGGGCCAGCGCGACACCCGTGTTCAGCGCACTCGGCTTGCCGCCGTTGGGCTTGCGCACGACCCGGACGTTCGGCAGGCGCAGCGCCGCCACGATGTCGGCGGTTCCGTCGGTCGAGCCGTCGTCGACCACCACCACCTCGATGCCGCCGGGGTGGTCGCCCAGGGCCAGCGAGCGGACCGCCGCGGCGATGCCCTCCCGCTCGTTGTACGCGGGCACGATCACCGAGACCGGTTCGGTGACCGGCGGCCCCCAGGACCAGTCGCGGCGACGGCGGCGGGCCGCGTGCCGTGGTGCCATGACGAACAGCAGCAGGGTCCGGCCGACGGTGAGCACCCCGACGAGCACGAAGAAGACGCCGAGCATCCCGAACATGCCGTCTGCCACGCGTACCGCGCCGACCAGCACGTGTCCCCGCCACCGCTCGTCGAGCGGGGCCGCCGTCTGCCCGCCGACCGGGCCTGATACGCCTGCTGCCGCGAACGTCTGGTTGAGCCCTTCGCTGACCGTGGTGAAGCGGTAGCCGCGCTCCAGCATCATCGGGATGTACCGGTCCAGCGCGGCCACGGTGCCGGACCGGTCGCCGCCCGCGTCGTGCCAGAGCGCGATCGTGCCCGCCGTCCCGTCCGGCGTGGCGTTGGCGACCATCTCCTCGACCGACGGAAGCTCCCAGTCCCGGCTGTCGACGTCGTTGACCACTGTGAGGTAGCCCAGTTCGCCGGCCTGCCGCAGCATCGGCCAGTCCCGGTCGGTGTAGGCGTCCGCGCGGGACGAGTACGGGAACCGCAGCAGCGACGGCCGGACGCCTGTGGTGCTGGCGACGGCGAGCTGCGTCTGCGCGTACTCCAGTTCCCGCCGCCAGTCCGGCAGCGCGGCGAGGTCGGGATGGGTGAACGTGTGCACGCCCAGCTCGTGTCCCTCGGTCACCAGCCGGCGGGTCACCTCCGGGTTGCGGACGACCTGTGAGCCGATGACGAAGAAGGTGCCCTTCACCCGGTACTTGTCCAGGACGCGCAGCACCTCCGGCGTCCACCGCGGGTCGGGCCCGTCGTCGAAGGTGAGCGCGACGGTACGCGGCGGCAGCCGGTGCGACTGGGTCCGGCCCTCCGCGCCGACGTTGACGATCGGGCCGCCCCCGATGACCGAGCTGGGGACCTCCCGCTGGCTGCCGGGCGTCACCCGGTTGTCGGGCACGAACGCGGCGTTCGTGTACGCCTCGACGACCAGCAGACCGGCCAGGACGACCACGACCATGGTGACCAGGGCCCAGCTCGGCCGGGGCAGCAGACGCCGCCCACGGGACCGGCGCGCGCCGGGGATCTGCCGCGCGCCGGGGATCTGCCGGACGTCCAGCACGACTGTGGACGCGTCGTCCGGCCGCCGCCCGGCCCGGTGCCGGCGGGCGGCGTGCACGCGGCGGGGGTCCAGTGGGGCGGTGGGCTGGTCACCTGTCGACGGGCGGGCGGGTGCCTCGTCACTCATCGGCGGGATCGGCCGGCGCGACGGGGTCGGCGGGCGGGTCGACGACCGGCGGTGGATCGACAGCGGGTGGCGGCGGCACCTCGGCGGTGGGGGCGGTGGGCGGCGCGGTGGTGGCCGCCGGGGTGGTCCGCGGCACGGTCGGGGCGGTCCGGGTCGGCCGTGGGTACCGAGGGCTCGGCGAGGCCGTGGCGGCGGGGGCGACGGAGGTGGCCGGCACCCGCACCGGAGCGGTCCGGACGTCGGCGGGCGCGTCCGGCGTGGGACGGGTCACAGCGGGCGCGGGCGACGCCGGCGGGTTCGGCGAGGGCAGCCGCTGCTCGCTGGTCGGCTCGACGAACGGGATGACGCTGTCCGGGGTGATCGGCCCGCCGGCGAAGCTGACCCCGACCATGACCGTGTAGACCACACCCGCCGCGCCGGCGCAGTAGGCGAGACGGCGCAGCCGCCGGCG
It includes:
- a CDS encoding GNAT family N-acetyltransferase, with product MAVLHAAGAPLTTSGYTLLIADDPTLVAAAQRLRHEVFAGELGATLPTAATGLDTDGFDAYCDHLVVLHEGTGEVVGTYRLLPPGRTDRRYADAEFDLGPLAPLRDDLVEAGRSCVHPDHRTGAVINLMWAGICRYLHLRGARWLGGCASVPVADGGTAAAQVWAEVTARHLAPPLLRVTPRRPWSAEAPAADLAALTPARRRALVPPLLRGYLRLGAWVAGEPAYDRDFGCADFYVLFSLDRMNPRYLRHFLGEAGS
- a CDS encoding ABC transporter ATP-binding protein — protein: MMSDGQPRPSAGTGQIIVSGLTKQYKTVRAVDNLSFTVEPGRVTGFLGPNGAGKTTTLRMLLNLVTPSAGTATIGGSRYADLPDPLRTVGAVLEASSAHKGRTGINHLRVICAAAGLPKERADEALALVGLSPAAKRKFKGYSLGMKQRLGIAAAMLGNPQVLILDEPANGLDPEGIRWMRGFLKGLAAEGRTVLVSSHLLSEMQLLADDVVIIAAGKLVRQGPVDQVMASMTHDVRVRVRTPQADELTAALREQSAVVDTDPHGALLVTGVDAPAVGRVALAAKVELHELTTERPDLEGVFLELTAGKAEIR
- a CDS encoding ABC transporter permease, translating into MTLVRSELLKIRTTSTWWIFGLISLALWALTLFFNWLQTEALAGGDFGEVPADQSDQLQAISAADNLAANLYTNGQFFGLLIVLLLGIVVVTSEFFHQTVTTTFLTAPHRTAVMLAKLAAAGVLALLFWLVTTVLNLVTAPLILSSVDVGSQLGSGAVWRAIALNGLAYLLWSVLGVGLGVLIRSQIGATVTGILFYLGGAIGAVIVLSLLAARYGDWINKLQLLVPSLASGLMVGGDTDIPGNPPQWAGALVLIGYAVVAGAIGVATIRKRDIS
- a CDS encoding multifunctional oxoglutarate decarboxylase/oxoglutarate dehydrogenase thiamine pyrophosphate-binding subunit/dihydrolipoyllysine-residue succinyltransferase subunit — encoded protein: MSTQQTSQENPLAGFGPNEWIVEEMYQRYLADPSSVDSAWHDFFADYRPAPGAATPRPDGQAKPAAKPEPAEQQEAVATVTAQPAKTEPKAAPKATPAPAKPAAKPAAKAPEPAKKSAPAKPAAKAPTASAAGTTPLRGVAAKIVQNMDASLAVPTATSVRAVPAKLLVDNRIVINNHLTRGRGGKVSFTHLIGYALVRAVVEHPEMNNSFAEVDGKPAMVRPEHVNLGIAIDLVKPDGSRNLVVPSIKGCEQMDFRQFWQAYEDVVRRARRNELTMEDYSGTTISLTNPGGIGTVHSIPRLMQGQSAIIGVGAMEYPAPYQGMSEATLAENAVSKVITLTSTYDHRIIQGAQSGEFLKVMHELLLGERGFYDDIFTSLRIPYEPVRWMRDVAVDSEGQINKTARVHELIHAYRVRGHLMADTDPLEFKIRKHPDLDVLQHGLTLWDLDRVFPVNGFAGQQRMKLRSILGVLRDSYCRRVGIEYMHIQDPEERRWIQERVERKYEKPSSDEQKHVLNRLNAAEAFETFLQTKYVGQKRFSLEGGESLIPLLGEVLECSAEAGLDEVVIGMAHRGRLNVLANIVGKPYEKIFSEFEGHLDPRSTQGSGDVKYHLGQNGKFTTPDGEHAVKVSVVANPSHLEAVDPVLEGIVRAKQDRIDLKLEGYTVLPLAVHGDAAFAGQGVVAETLNLSQLRGYRTGGTVHVVVNNQVGFTTAPEYSRSSLYSTDVARMIQAPIFHVNGDDPEAVVRVARLAFEYRQAFNKDVVIDMVCYRRRGHNEGDDPSMSNPEMYKIIDSKRSVRKLYTEELIGRGDITVEDAEELLRDYQGQLERVFKATRDAATTPRQLSRPAREEEPEPQVDTATDAAVVKAIGEAHVNLPEGFTPHKRIQQLLERRRKMSVEGGIDWGFAEIIAFGTLLHDGVTVRLAGQDSRRGTFVQRHASVVDAKTGEDYLPLKSLTADGERSRFFVHDSLLSEYAAMGFEYGYSVENINALVAWEAQFGDFVNGAQSVIDEFISSGEVKWGQRSAVTLLLPHGHEGQGPDHTSGRPERFLQLCAEDNMRVAIPTTPANYFHLLRRQALSPKRKPLVVFTPKSLLRHKLCVSPVEDFTTGTFQPVLADTAAPAPEQVKRVLLCSGKVYYDLFQARQERGVTDTAILRMEQLYPLPVEEVRAALAQYPNAEDFAWVQEEPANQGAWSFVALNLLEHLPEVRLRRISRPAAAAPAVGSAKMHEVEQNALIEAALPRP
- a CDS encoding DUF6104 family protein; its protein translation is MYFTDRGIEELVERRGDEQVSMEWLGERLRDFIDLNPEFETPIERFATWLARLDDPDDD
- a CDS encoding bifunctional polysaccharide deacetylase/glycosyltransferase family 2 protein codes for the protein MSDEAPARPSTGDQPTAPLDPRRVHAARRHRAGRRPDDASTVVLDVRQIPGARQIPGARRSRGRRLLPRPSWALVTMVVVVLAGLLVVEAYTNAAFVPDNRVTPGSQREVPSSVIGGGPIVNVGAEGRTQSHRLPPRTVALTFDDGPDPRWTPEVLRVLDKYRVKGTFFVIGSQVVRNPEVTRRLVTEGHELGVHTFTHPDLAALPDWRRELEYAQTQLAVASTTGVRPSLLRFPYSSRADAYTDRDWPMLRQAGELGYLTVVNDVDSRDWELPSVEEMVANATPDGTAGTIALWHDAGGDRSGTVAALDRYIPMMLERGYRFTTVSEGLNQTFAAAGVSGPVGGQTAAPLDERWRGHVLVGAVRVADGMFGMLGVFFVLVGVLTVGRTLLLFVMAPRHAARRRRRDWSWGPPVTEPVSVIVPAYNEREGIAAAVRSLALGDHPGGIEVVVVDDGSTDGTADIVAALRLPNVRVVRKPNGGKPSALNTGVALARHDLIVMVDGDTIFEPDSVRRLVQPFADPGVGVVAGNVKVGNRRGLIAKWQHIEYVIGFNLDRRLYETLRCMPTVPGAIGAFRRQALEQVGGMTDDTLAEDTDVTIALGRAGWHIVYEESARAWTEAPTTVGQLWKQRYRWSYGTLQAMWKHRRSVIDSGRSGRFGRRCLSFLTLFGVLLPLAAPVIDLLAIYGLIFLDRSDTVVAWLAMLALQFLTAVLAFRLDREKLGVLWVLPLQQFVYRQVMYLVLLQAVGTALTGGRLGWQKLRRTGDLRVAGRGATG